The following are encoded in a window of Impatiens glandulifera chromosome 5, dImpGla2.1, whole genome shotgun sequence genomic DNA:
- the LOC124937571 gene encoding GDSL esterase/lipase At4g01130 — translation MTVSKLQILLLLLLLLFVYGRHLIESKCEFKAIYNFGDSNTDTGGFWSAFPAQNSPFGMTYFNKPVGRATDGRVIIDFLAQGIGLPFISPYLKSIGSNFTNGANFATLASTVLIPNTSLFVTGISPFSLAIQINQMKQFKALAIEFHSKGSKELPAPDTFAKSLYTFYIGQNDFTSDIGNGLDRVLKDVMPKVIGTIDWSIKELYIMGGRTFMILNLAPVGCYPSMLAQIPHENSDVDEYGCMKSMNEGVVEYNEMLKKALNETRKQIPDANIIYVDVHSVLLDLFQHPTSHGLKHGIKACCGYGGGIWNFDGKCYCGNHKTINGRTITARACGDPQNYVSFDGIHATDITNKIVTQAILSGSIFEPPFAMNKLCDLQPIV, via the exons ATGACTGTCTCGAAGCTCCAaatcttgttgttgttgttgttgttactGTTCGTCTATGGCCGCCATCTGATTGAATCGAAATGTGAATTCAAAGCTATTTATAACTTTGGCGATTCAAATACAGACACAGGTGGGTTTTGGTCTGCCTTCCCGGCTCAAAACTCGCCTTTTGGAATGACCTATTTCAACAAACCTGTTGGCAGAGCCACCGATGGAAGGGTGATCATTGATTTCTTAg CACAGGGTATTGGTTTACCTTTTATCAGTccatatttaaaatcaattggtTCAAACTTTACAAATGGAGCAAATTTTGCAACTTTAGCATCAACTGTTCTCATTCCAAATACTTCCTTATTTGTAACTGGAATTAGCCCTTTTTCTTTGGCCATTCAAATCAATCAAATGAAACAGTTCAAGGCTTTGGCTATTGAGTTCCACTCCAAAG GATCGAAGGAACTTCCTGCACCCGACACTTTCGCGAAATCTCTTTACACGTTTTATATAGGCCAGAATGATTTTACATCTGATATTGGAAATGGTCTTGATAGAGTTCTTAAGGATGTTATGCCCAAAGTAATTGGCACAATTGATTGGTCTATTAAG GAATTATATATCATGGGTGGAAGAACATTCATGATCCTTAATCTTGCACCGGTTGGATGTTATCCTTCGATGCTAGCTCAGATTCCTCATGAAAACTCTGACGTGGATGAGTACGGCTGCATGAAATCGATGAACGAGGGAGTTGTAGAGTATAACGAGATGTTGAAGAAGGCGTTGAATGAAACTAGAAAACAAATCCCGGAtgctaatattatatatgtagatGTGCACTCGGTTCTTCTCGACCTCTTTCAACATCCTACTTCTCATG gATTGAAGCATGGGATAAAAGCGTGTTGTGGATATGGAGGTGGGATTTGGAATTTCGATGGAAAATGTTATTGTGGAAATCATAAGACGATAAATGGAAGGACTATAACGGCCAGAGCATGTGGAGACCCGCAAAACTATGTGAGCTTTGATGGGATTCATGCGACGGATATAACCAACAAGATTGTGACACAAGCTATATTGAGCGGCTCGATCTTTGAGCCTCCTTTCGCAATGAACAAACTTTGTGATCTCCAGCCTATTgtctaa
- the LOC124937570 gene encoding BTB/POZ domain-containing protein POB1-like, with translation MWETNLDLFDPRSSMESECSPTGASDFGFAFNDSNFSDRVLRIEIMVDPAETRSGGEGCHSLADWARQRKRRREDLKKDVDVDNAECHVEEILNSTQPDIDEVVKCQNEDDEAAAMVEESASGDEASNSNDSNWSMDSSTVLRVQSLHISSPILAAKSPFFYKLFSNGMRESEQRYVNIRIHASEEVALMDLLNFMYSNTLTTNTAPALLDVLMAADKFEVASCMRYCSRLLRNLPMTPESALLYLELPSNILMAEAVLPLTDAAKQFLAARYKDFTKYQEEVMNLPLAGIEAILSSDDLQVASEDAVYDFVLKWARSQYPKLEDRREVLGSPLVRCIRFPYMTCRKLKKVLTCNDFEHELASKVVLEALFFKAEAPHRQRTLAAEELSSRRFIERAYKYRPVKVVEFELPHQQCVVYLDLKREECVNLFPSGRLYSQAFHLGGQGFFLSAHCNMDQQSSFHCFGLFLGMQEKGMVTFAVDYEFAARSKPTDEYMSKYKGTYTFTGGKAVGYRNLFAMPWTSFIAEDSPYFINGVLHLRAELTIKQ, from the exons ATGTGGGAAACGAACCTCGATTTGTTTGATCCAAGGTCATCAATGGAATCTGAATGTTCGCCAACAGGCGCTAGCGATTTTGGGTTTGCCTTTAACGACAGTAATTTTTCCGATAGGGTTCTTCGAATTGAAATCATGGTTGATCCGGCGGAGACTAGGTCTGGTGGAGAGGGTTGTCATAGCCTAGCCGATTGGGCTAGGCAACGGAAAAGGAGGAGAGAAGACTTGAAGAAAGACGTTG ATGTGGACAATGCGGAGTGTCATGTGGAGGAGATTTTGAATTCTACCCAACCTGATATTGATGAAGTGGTTAAATGTCAAAATGAGGATGATGAAGCTGCTGCAATGGTTGAAGAATCAGCTTCAG GAGATGAAGCTTCAAATAGTAACGATTCAAACTGGAGCATGGATTCTTCCACAGTTCTCAGAGTTCAATCCTTACACATCAGTTCTCCAATTTTGGCTGCAAAAAGTCCATTCTTTTATAAG CTCTTCTCAAATGGAATGAGAGAATCAGAACAACGATATGTAAACATTAGGATCCATGCCTCAG AGGAAGTTGCACTTATGGATCTCCTGAATTTCATGTACAGTAATACCTTAACGACGAACACTGCTCCTGCTTTGTTGGATGTGCTGATGGCGGCAGACAAGTTTGAAGTGGCTTCTTGCATGAGGTATTGCAGCAGATTATTGCGGAATTTGCCCATGACTCCAGAATCGGCTCTCCTTTATCTCGAGCTTCCATCCAATATCCTAATGGCTGAAGCTGTTCTTCCTTTGACTGATGCAGCCAAACAGTTCCTTGCTGCTCGTTACAAGGATTTCACCAA GTACCAAGAAGAGGTCATGAACTTGCCTCTAGCCGGAATAGAGGCAATTCTCTCTAGCGACGATCTCCAGGTGGCATCAGAAGATGCAGTCTACGATTTTGTACTTAAATGGGCGAGATCCCAATACCCAAAACTTGAGGATCGTAGAGAAGTACTCGGATCTCCTCTAGTCCGCTGTATCCGCTTCCCTTACATGACATGCAGAAAGCTAAAGAAGGTTTTAACCTGCAACGATTTCGAACACGAGCTAGCATCAAAAGTTGTTCTAGAAGCTCTCTTTTTCAAGGCAGAAGCGCCTCATCGTCAGAGAACTCTTGCAGCTGAAGAATTGTCCAGCCGTCGATTCATCGAGCGAGCGTACAAATACAGACCTGTTAAGGTAGTGGAGTTTGAGCTTCCACATCAGCAGTGCGTTGTATACCTTGATCTGAAACGAGAGGAATGTGTAAATCTTTTTCCTTCAGGTCGTTTGTACTCGCAGGCTTTCCATCTTGGGGGACAAGGGTTCTTTCTCTCTGCTCATTGCAATATGGACCAGCAGAGCTCGTTTCATTGCTTTGGGCTTTTTCTGGGGATGCAGGAAAAAGGGATGGTTACTTTTGCGGTTGACTATGAATTTGCTGCGAGATCGAAGCCTACGGACGAGTATATGAGTAAATATAAAGGTACTTATACCTTCACGGGAGGGAAGGCGGTTGGGTATAGGAACTTGTTTGCGATGCCTTGGACTTCGTTTATAGCGGAGGATAGTCCTTACTTTATTAATGGAGTACTTCATCTTAGGGCTGAGCTCACTATAAAACAGTGA